A region of Lepeophtheirus salmonis chromosome 13, UVic_Lsal_1.4, whole genome shotgun sequence DNA encodes the following proteins:
- the LOC121128198 gene encoding uncharacterized protein has product MAESEHNASQQPLVNSPTSSSSAQNNPSSTAPGVGRGSPPLQTSSSSSSSGNNVSSSSASSSSNSTSAATNNTTTGTSSSGPPQNIQQLVASKRLQQAQAQVGEVVDIMRINVEKVLERDSKLSELDRRADDLQEGASQFQQQAVKLKRKLWWENAKMWIILGVLLLFFIAVIVLSSTSSGGSGPKYAINADERNGTLETVDETGIPGPAFTTLKKIVITTPHPQTPPLSGGSANSVGVKEEVHGHPKQSSEHHHDKNQHQEQQHSQRNGIQEGAVPGHISTPATVVAGMRA; this is encoded by the coding sequence ATGGCCGAAAGCGAGCATAATGCATCCCAACAACCTCTCGTAAATTCCCCAACGAGCTCCAGTAGTGCCCAAAATAATCCTTCGTCAACTGCCCCTGGTGTTGGAAGAGGGAGTCCACCTCTCCAAACATCCTCCAGTAGCAGTAGCAGTGGCAACAACGTTTCGTCCTCTTCAGCCTCATCCTCTTCAAATTCAACCTCCGCCGCCACCAACAACACCACCACTGGAACCTCCTCCTCGGGCCCACCACAAAACATACAGCAGCTGGTCGCCTCTAAAAGATtacaacaagctcaagcacaaGTCGGAGAAGTAGTGGATATCATGCGAATTAATGTGGAAAAAGTTCTTGAGCGTGACTCAAAATTGAGCGAATTGGATCGCCGTGCAGATGATCTCCAAGAAGGAGCATCTCAATTTCAACAACAAGCTGTTAAACTTAAGCGGAAGCTTTGGTGGGAGAATGCAAAGATGTGGATCATACTCGGAGTACTTTTACTCTTCTTCATTGCTGTCATTGTTCTCAGCTCTACTTCTTCCGGAGGCTCGGGTCCAAAATATGCTATCAATGCTGATGAAAGAAATGGAACGCTGGAAACAGTGGATGAAACTGGGATCCCTGGACCTGCCTTTacaacacttaaaaaaattgtcataactACACCCCATCCTCAAACTCCGCCACTTAGTGGGGGAAGTGCAAACTCTGTAGGAGTCAAGGAGGAGGTGCATGGACATCCCAAGCAATCCTCGGAACATCATCATGATAAAAACCAGCATCAGGAACAACAGCATAGTCAAAGAAATGGAATCCAAGAAGGAGCTGTCCCTGGACATATTTCTACTCCGGCTACAGTAGTTGCAGGCATGCGtgcttga